The proteins below come from a single Esox lucius isolate fEsoLuc1 chromosome 7, fEsoLuc1.pri, whole genome shotgun sequence genomic window:
- the qpctlb gene encoding glutaminyl-peptide cyclotransferase isoform X1, with amino-acid sequence MRTVRRHRPTTGTELLLGRCNRLRMSRVRVLLLCLCGMLAMALTLGFSFSSNDTSDDDNGMNDIIQFRVPDLMRDKLTHYPRRSTVAQIKRLVSQVNSGRLWYALLRPILVERLPGTRGSRRVREHIYSHLEFLSAGWSLEIDSFKSPTPKGLITFSNLLAVLDPSAPRRLLLACHYDSKAMPPASKTPDGPLRRFLGASDAAVPCAMILELVTALDVHLKVLKQQKSQVTLQLVFFDGNEAFEQQSPSDSLYGSRYLADQMSHTPHPPGAQHTTLLHALDLFVLLDLIGAPDPMFVNHFDETMRWFDELIYAERRLHKLGLLSSHPREVTYFRKDITLGPVEDDHVPFLQQGVPVLHMITTPFPSFMHTLEDTAEHIHSQTIENLTKVLVVFFAEYLGL; translated from the exons ATGAGAACTGTTCGCAGACACCGACCTACTACGGGCACCGAGCTGCTACTGGGACGCTGCAACCGACTTCGGATGTCACGAGTCCGGGTGCTTCTCTTATGTCTATGCGGGATGCTGGCAATGGCTCTGACACTTGGTTTTTCTTTCTCGAGTAATGATACAAGCGATGATGATAACGGTATGAACGATATTATACAATTTCGTGTCCCCGACCTAATGAGGGACAAG ttgaCCCATTATCCACGTAGGTCCACTGTGGCACAGATTAAGCGTCTGGTGAGCCAGGTAAATTCAGGGAGGCTGTGGTACGCTCTCCTGAGGCCTATCCTGGTTGAGAGACTGCCAGGGACCAGGGGCAGCCGAAGAGTGCGTGAG CACATCTACAGCCATCTAGAGTTCCTGTCGGCAGGTTGGTCGTTGGAGATCGACTCCTTTAAATCTCCTACCCCTAAGGGACTTATCACCTTCTCCAACCTGCTAGCCGTACTGGACCCCTCAGCCCCACGCCGTCTGCTGCTGGCCTGCCACTACGACTCCAAGGCCATGCCTCCAGCTTCCAAAACTCCAGATGGGCCTCTCAGAAGGTTCCTAGGGGCCAGTGATGCAGCAGTCCCCTGTGCCATGATACTGGAGCTGGTCACTGCTCTGGACGTCCATCTGAAAGTGCTAAAACAACAA AAATCTCAGGTGACATTGCAATTGGTTTTCTTCGATGGTAATGAGGCATTTGAGCAGCAGAGCCCCTCTGACTCTCTGTACGGCTCACGTTACCTTGCCGACCAAATGTCCCACACACCTCACCCCCCTGGAGCCCAACATACTACCCTGTTACATGCTTTG GACCTGTTTGTTCTGTTGGATCTGATTGGTGCTCCTGACCCTATGTTTGTCAACCACTTTGACGAAACTATGCGCTGGTTTGATGAGTTAATTTATGCAG AGAGGAGGCTCCATAAGCTGGGTCTGCTGTCCTCCCACCCCAGAGAGGTGACCTATTTCAGGAAGGACATTACCCTGGGCCCTGTAGAAGATGATCATGTGCCCTTCCTCCAGCAGG GTGTTCCAGTACTGCACATGATCACTACGCCCTTCCCCTCCTTCATGCACACTCTGGAGGATACAGCAGAACACATCCATTCTCAAACTATAGAGAACCTCACCAAGGTGCTAGTGGTTTTCTTTGCTGAATACTTAGGACTTTGA
- the qpctlb gene encoding glutaminyl-peptide cyclotransferase-like protein isoform X2 gives MRTVRRHRPTTGTELLLGRCNRLRMSRVRVLLLCLCGMLAMALTLGFSFSSNDTSDDDNGMNDIIQFRVPDLMRDKLTHYPRRSTVAQIKRLVSQVNSGRLWYALLRPILVERLPGTRGSRRVREHIYSHLEFLSAGWSLEIDSFKSPTPKGLITFSNLLAVLDPSAPRRLLLACHYDSKAMPPASKTPDGPLRRFLGASDAAVPCAMILELVTALDVHLKVLKQQDLFVLLDLIGAPDPMFVNHFDETMRWFDELIYAERRLHKLGLLSSHPREVTYFRKDITLGPVEDDHVPFLQQGVPVLHMITTPFPSFMHTLEDTAEHIHSQTIENLTKVLVVFFAEYLGL, from the exons ATGAGAACTGTTCGCAGACACCGACCTACTACGGGCACCGAGCTGCTACTGGGACGCTGCAACCGACTTCGGATGTCACGAGTCCGGGTGCTTCTCTTATGTCTATGCGGGATGCTGGCAATGGCTCTGACACTTGGTTTTTCTTTCTCGAGTAATGATACAAGCGATGATGATAACGGTATGAACGATATTATACAATTTCGTGTCCCCGACCTAATGAGGGACAAG ttgaCCCATTATCCACGTAGGTCCACTGTGGCACAGATTAAGCGTCTGGTGAGCCAGGTAAATTCAGGGAGGCTGTGGTACGCTCTCCTGAGGCCTATCCTGGTTGAGAGACTGCCAGGGACCAGGGGCAGCCGAAGAGTGCGTGAG CACATCTACAGCCATCTAGAGTTCCTGTCGGCAGGTTGGTCGTTGGAGATCGACTCCTTTAAATCTCCTACCCCTAAGGGACTTATCACCTTCTCCAACCTGCTAGCCGTACTGGACCCCTCAGCCCCACGCCGTCTGCTGCTGGCCTGCCACTACGACTCCAAGGCCATGCCTCCAGCTTCCAAAACTCCAGATGGGCCTCTCAGAAGGTTCCTAGGGGCCAGTGATGCAGCAGTCCCCTGTGCCATGATACTGGAGCTGGTCACTGCTCTGGACGTCCATCTGAAAGTGCTAAAACAACAA GACCTGTTTGTTCTGTTGGATCTGATTGGTGCTCCTGACCCTATGTTTGTCAACCACTTTGACGAAACTATGCGCTGGTTTGATGAGTTAATTTATGCAG AGAGGAGGCTCCATAAGCTGGGTCTGCTGTCCTCCCACCCCAGAGAGGTGACCTATTTCAGGAAGGACATTACCCTGGGCCCTGTAGAAGATGATCATGTGCCCTTCCTCCAGCAGG GTGTTCCAGTACTGCACATGATCACTACGCCCTTCCCCTCCTTCATGCACACTCTGGAGGATACAGCAGAACACATCCATTCTCAAACTATAGAGAACCTCACCAAGGTGCTAGTGGTTTTCTTTGCTGAATACTTAGGACTTTGA
- the qpctlb gene encoding glutaminyl-peptide cyclotransferase-like protein isoform X3: protein MIQAMMITLTHYPRRSTVAQIKRLVSQVNSGRLWYALLRPILVERLPGTRGSRRVREHIYSHLEFLSAGWSLEIDSFKSPTPKGLITFSNLLAVLDPSAPRRLLLACHYDSKAMPPASKTPDGPLRRFLGASDAAVPCAMILELVTALDVHLKVLKQQKSQVTLQLVFFDGNEAFEQQSPSDSLYGSRYLADQMSHTPHPPGAQHTTLLHALDLFVLLDLIGAPDPMFVNHFDETMRWFDELIYAERRLHKLGLLSSHPREVTYFRKDITLGPVEDDHVPFLQQGVPVLHMITTPFPSFMHTLEDTAEHIHSQTIENLTKVLVVFFAEYLGL, encoded by the exons ATGATACAAGCGATGATGATAACG ttgaCCCATTATCCACGTAGGTCCACTGTGGCACAGATTAAGCGTCTGGTGAGCCAGGTAAATTCAGGGAGGCTGTGGTACGCTCTCCTGAGGCCTATCCTGGTTGAGAGACTGCCAGGGACCAGGGGCAGCCGAAGAGTGCGTGAG CACATCTACAGCCATCTAGAGTTCCTGTCGGCAGGTTGGTCGTTGGAGATCGACTCCTTTAAATCTCCTACCCCTAAGGGACTTATCACCTTCTCCAACCTGCTAGCCGTACTGGACCCCTCAGCCCCACGCCGTCTGCTGCTGGCCTGCCACTACGACTCCAAGGCCATGCCTCCAGCTTCCAAAACTCCAGATGGGCCTCTCAGAAGGTTCCTAGGGGCCAGTGATGCAGCAGTCCCCTGTGCCATGATACTGGAGCTGGTCACTGCTCTGGACGTCCATCTGAAAGTGCTAAAACAACAA AAATCTCAGGTGACATTGCAATTGGTTTTCTTCGATGGTAATGAGGCATTTGAGCAGCAGAGCCCCTCTGACTCTCTGTACGGCTCACGTTACCTTGCCGACCAAATGTCCCACACACCTCACCCCCCTGGAGCCCAACATACTACCCTGTTACATGCTTTG GACCTGTTTGTTCTGTTGGATCTGATTGGTGCTCCTGACCCTATGTTTGTCAACCACTTTGACGAAACTATGCGCTGGTTTGATGAGTTAATTTATGCAG AGAGGAGGCTCCATAAGCTGGGTCTGCTGTCCTCCCACCCCAGAGAGGTGACCTATTTCAGGAAGGACATTACCCTGGGCCCTGTAGAAGATGATCATGTGCCCTTCCTCCAGCAGG GTGTTCCAGTACTGCACATGATCACTACGCCCTTCCCCTCCTTCATGCACACTCTGGAGGATACAGCAGAACACATCCATTCTCAAACTATAGAGAACCTCACCAAGGTGCTAGTGGTTTTCTTTGCTGAATACTTAGGACTTTGA
- the sdhaf1 gene encoding succinate dehydrogenase assembly factor 1, mitochondrial, which produces MARHSKLQKQVLSLYRQFLRAGQTKPGFLPRIRDEFRQNSNIKKTDVMHIEYLYRRGQRQLDQLKDVNTKQLGTFSKPQAES; this is translated from the coding sequence ATGGCCCGGCACAGTAAGTTACAGAAACAGGTGTTGTCTCTGTACCGGCAGTTCCTAAGGGCTGGCCAGACCAAGCCAGGCTTTCTACCCAGGATCCGGGATGAGTTCCGTCAGAACTCCAACATCAAGAAGACTGATGTCATGCACATAGAATACCTTTACCGGCGTGGACAGAGACAGCTAGACCAGCTGAAAGATGTTAACACAAAGCAGCTAGGAACTTTTTCAAAACCACAGGCAGAGAGCTGA
- the LOC105026982 gene encoding uncharacterized protein LOC105026982: MSKSTSPDQMSNPQLFQQLALLGWLRSDSEKDKDILTALTGIQVAQELMNRLTGQREIDAFKRECIQRIADFVQKNPRASQDQINAEVKKHVLLFAARVQALDSVPLL, translated from the exons ATGTCGAAATCAACGAGCCCAGATCAAATGTCGAATCCGCAGTTATTTCAACAG TTGGCTCTTTTAGGCTGGCTTCGTTCAGACAGTGAAAAGGACAAGGACATTCTAACAGCCCTCACCGGTATTCAGGTAGCACAAGAGCTCATGAACCGTCTCACAGGTCAAAGAGAGATTGATGCTTTTAAG AGAGAATGTATCCAGCGCATTGCAGACTTTGTGCAGAAGAATCCACGTGCCTCACAGGATCAAATCAATGCAGAGGTTAAGAAACATGTCTTGCTTTTTGCTGCCCGAGTGCAGGCCCTTGACTCTGTCCCTCTTCTCTGA
- the LOC105026994 gene encoding potassium channel subfamily K member 13, whose translation MARKRGGGCCPRPPLNEDNARFCLLAGLILLYLLCGAAVFSALERPSELRARLLWDQQLANFTQNHRVSLGALHALLRQYEEANGAGIRVDALRPRWDFSGAFYFVGTVVSTIGFGMTTPATIPGKTFLIFYGLIGCAATILFFNLFLERIITMLAYIMRWCHERRMRLSGVGSGPEEPRGEEDSLEGWKPSVYYVMLILGVASVLIACSASFLYCSMEDWSYVDSLYFCFVAFSTIGFGDLVSSQREHYEAQDAYRLGNCLFILMGVCCIYSLFNVISIVIKQTLNWILARLACTGQRCPCSPPPARHRQKRFKHNSVRPTPSHAPAGGHRYTDASVETVCDSETDAGAGVDRVAGGRRLSGEMISVNDFTASNKVSLALLQKQLCETAHQGPRQSQVPRHNGFSGGVGAFAIMNNRLQETSVDR comes from the exons ATGGCTCGTAAACGGGGTGGTGGCTGCTGCCCCCGTCCGCCCCTCAACGAGGACAACGCACGCTTCTGCCTGCTGGCAGGTCTCATTCTGCTTTACCTGCTGTGCGGAGCGGCTGTGTTCTCGGCGCTGGAGCGTCCCAGTGAGCTCCGTGCCCGTCTCCTCTGGGACCAGCAGCTGGCTAACTTCACCCAGAACCACCGGGTGAGCCTGGGAGCCCTTCACGCGCTGCTGAGACAGTATGAAGAGGCCAACGGGGCGGGCATCAGAGTGGATGCTCTTAGGCCCCGCTGGGACTTCTCAGGAGCCTTTTACTTTGTCGGCACGGTGGTGTCCACCATTG GTTTTGGTATGACCACCCCTGCTACCATCCCTGGGAAGACATTTCTGATCTTCTACGGCCTTATTGGCTGTGCCGCCACCATCCTCTTCTTCAACCTCTTCCTGGAGAGGATCATTACCATGTTGGCCTACATCATGCGCTGGTGCCACGAGCGGAGAATGAGGCTCTCAGGGGTGGGGTCTGGGCCTGAGGAGCCCCGCGGTGAGGAGGACAGCTTGGAGGGCTGGAAGCCCTCTGTCTACTACGTGATGCTCATTTTGGGGGTAGCTTCCGTGCTGATCGCCTGCAGTGCCTCCTTTCTGTACTGCTCCATGGAGGACTGGAGCTACGTAGACTCTCTGTACTTCTGCTTTGTGGCCTTCAGCACCATTGGGTTCGGAGACCTGGTGAGCAGCCAGAGGGAGCACTATGAGGCCCAGGATGCCTATCGCCTAGGCAACTGCCTCTTTATCCTCATGGGCGTGTGCTGCATCTACTCGCTCTTCAACGTCATCTCCATCGTCATCAAGCAAACCCTCAACTGGATCCTGGCTCGCCTGGCTTGCACAGGCCAGCGCTGTCCCTGCTC GCCCCCGCCTGCACGGCACCGGCAGAAACGCTTCAAACACAACAGTGTGCGGCCCACCCCATCCCACGCCCCCGCGGGCGGACACCGCTACACGGACGCCTCGGTGGAGACGGTTTGTGACAGTGAGACGGACGCTGGGGCTGGTGTTGATAGGGTTGCTGGGGGCAGGCGTCTCTCCGGGGAGATGATCTCCGTGAACGACTTCACAGCGTCCAATAAGGTGTCTCTGGCGCTTCTGCAGAAGCAGCTGTGTGAGACAGCCCACCAGGGCCCCCGACAGAGCCAGGTTCCTCGCCACAATGGTTTCTCTGGCGGGGTAGGTGCATTCGCCATCATGAACAACCGACTGCAGGAGACCAGCGTGGACCGATAG
- the ppm1nb gene encoding protein phosphatase, Mg2+/Mn2+ dependent, 1Nb (putative) isoform X2 → MRTARKGNVEMPAFVRQLVKETEKRVSSFFKGGGHGAAEQVEVEGEEVMPSPYLDRPVLDKLTEEGCSRCGLTYALGSMQGWRANMEDFHNCVPQLGAGLADWSFFAVFDGHAGSQVAQYASHHLLDQVLATGGIGPEDHPDQVRQSFTDGFLQADRHLLTAARREGWERGGTTVTSTLISPRYIYFANCGDSRAMLCRAGQVCFSTEDHKPYSPLERERIESAGGTVSLQRINGSLAVSRALGDFSYKGAENRPPTQQMVSPEPEVSAVERSPGDEFLVLACDGVWDMVSNEELCAFIHSRLRVCTDLRDVCSQVIDLCLYKGSLDNISIILVCFPGAPQLSAEMLHQEAELEDMLESKVAEIYEKLSAQGEEPDLLSVLTVLANCDVPGLPPGGGLQSKRNCIINAYYEKKEAHNSTTANGLGGSEKLV, encoded by the exons ATGAGGACCGCACGGAAGGGAAATGTGGAGATGCCCGCATTCGTCCGGCAGCTGGTAAAGGAGACTGAGAAGAGGGTCAGCTCTTTCTTCAAGGGAGGGGGACACGGAGCGGCAGAGCAGGTGGAGGTCGAGGGGGAGGAGGTGATGCCCAGCCCTTACCTTGACCGTCCCGTTCTGGACAAGCTGACTGAGGAGGGCTGCTCCCGCTGCGGCCTGACCTATGCCCTGGGCAGCATGCAGGGCTGGAGGGCCAACATGGAGGACTTCCACAACTGTGTTCCTCAGCTGGGCGCTGGGCTGGCGGACTGGAGCTTCTTCGCTGTGTTTGATGGGCATGCGGGTAGCCAAGTGGCCCAGTACGCCTCACATCACCTGCTGGATCAGGTCCTGGCTACAG GAGGGATCGGGCCGGAGGACCACCCTGATCAGGTGAGACAGAGCTTCACCGACGGCTTcttacaggcagacagacacctgCTGACCGCGGCCCGCCGTGAGGGCTGGGAGCGAGGCGGCACTACGGTGACCTCCACTCTCATCTCGCCACGCTACATTTACTTTGCCAACTGTGGTGACTCGCGAGCCATGCTGTGCCGAGCCGGCCAGGTGTGCTTCTCCACCGAGGACCACAAGCCCTACAGCCCTCTGGAGAGGGAGCGCATAGAGAGCGCAGGCGGCACCGTGTCCCTGCAGCGCATCAACGGCTCTCTGGCCGTGTCCCGCGCCCTGGGGGACTTCAGCTACAAGGGGGCGGAGAACCGGCCACCCACCCAGCAGATGGTGTCTCCGGAGCCGGAGGTGAGTGCGGTGGAGCGGTCTCCCGGGGATGAATTCCTGGTGCTAGCCTGTGACGGCGTGTGGGACATGGTGTCCAACGAGGAGCTGTGCGCTTTCATCCACAGCCGCCTGCGTGTCTGCACGGACCTCAGGGACGTctgctcccaggtcattgaCCTCTGCCTTTATAAG GGAAGTCTGGATAACATCAGCATCATCTTGGTCTGCTTCCCTGGCGCCCCTCAGCTTTCAGCAGAGATGTTACACCAGGAAGCAGAGCTTGAGGACATGCTAGAATCTAAAGTGGCAG AGATTTATGAGAAGCTGAGTGCCCAGGGGGAGGAGCCTGACCTGCTGTCTGTCCTCACCGTTCTGGCCAACTGTGATGTCCCAGGGCTACCACCTGGTGGAGGCTTGCAAAGCAA AAGGAACTGTATCATCAACGCCtattatgaaaaaaaagagGCTCACAATTCTACTACAGCTAAT GGGCTTGGTGGTTCTGAGAAGCTTGTCTAG
- the ppm1nb gene encoding protein phosphatase, Mg2+/Mn2+ dependent, 1Nb (putative) isoform X1: MRTARKGNVEMPAFVRQLVKETEKRVSSFFKGGGHGAAEQVEVEGEEVMPSPYLDRPVLDKLTEEGCSRCGLTYALGSMQGWRANMEDFHNCVPQLGAGLADWSFFAVFDGHAGSQVAQYASHHLLDQVLATGGIGPEDHPDQVRQSFTDGFLQADRHLLTAARREGWERGGTTVTSTLISPRYIYFANCGDSRAMLCRAGQVCFSTEDHKPYSPLERERIESAGGTVSLQRINGSLAVSRALGDFSYKGAENRPPTQQMVSPEPEVSAVERSPGDEFLVLACDGVWDMVSNEELCAFIHSRLRVCTDLRDVCSQVIDLCLYKGSLDNISIILVCFPGAPQLSAEMLHQEAELEDMLESKVAEIYEKLSAQGEEPDLLSVLTVLANCDVPGLPPGGGLQSKRNCIINAYYEKKEAHNSTTANVMGLGGSEKLV; encoded by the exons ATGAGGACCGCACGGAAGGGAAATGTGGAGATGCCCGCATTCGTCCGGCAGCTGGTAAAGGAGACTGAGAAGAGGGTCAGCTCTTTCTTCAAGGGAGGGGGACACGGAGCGGCAGAGCAGGTGGAGGTCGAGGGGGAGGAGGTGATGCCCAGCCCTTACCTTGACCGTCCCGTTCTGGACAAGCTGACTGAGGAGGGCTGCTCCCGCTGCGGCCTGACCTATGCCCTGGGCAGCATGCAGGGCTGGAGGGCCAACATGGAGGACTTCCACAACTGTGTTCCTCAGCTGGGCGCTGGGCTGGCGGACTGGAGCTTCTTCGCTGTGTTTGATGGGCATGCGGGTAGCCAAGTGGCCCAGTACGCCTCACATCACCTGCTGGATCAGGTCCTGGCTACAG GAGGGATCGGGCCGGAGGACCACCCTGATCAGGTGAGACAGAGCTTCACCGACGGCTTcttacaggcagacagacacctgCTGACCGCGGCCCGCCGTGAGGGCTGGGAGCGAGGCGGCACTACGGTGACCTCCACTCTCATCTCGCCACGCTACATTTACTTTGCCAACTGTGGTGACTCGCGAGCCATGCTGTGCCGAGCCGGCCAGGTGTGCTTCTCCACCGAGGACCACAAGCCCTACAGCCCTCTGGAGAGGGAGCGCATAGAGAGCGCAGGCGGCACCGTGTCCCTGCAGCGCATCAACGGCTCTCTGGCCGTGTCCCGCGCCCTGGGGGACTTCAGCTACAAGGGGGCGGAGAACCGGCCACCCACCCAGCAGATGGTGTCTCCGGAGCCGGAGGTGAGTGCGGTGGAGCGGTCTCCCGGGGATGAATTCCTGGTGCTAGCCTGTGACGGCGTGTGGGACATGGTGTCCAACGAGGAGCTGTGCGCTTTCATCCACAGCCGCCTGCGTGTCTGCACGGACCTCAGGGACGTctgctcccaggtcattgaCCTCTGCCTTTATAAG GGAAGTCTGGATAACATCAGCATCATCTTGGTCTGCTTCCCTGGCGCCCCTCAGCTTTCAGCAGAGATGTTACACCAGGAAGCAGAGCTTGAGGACATGCTAGAATCTAAAGTGGCAG AGATTTATGAGAAGCTGAGTGCCCAGGGGGAGGAGCCTGACCTGCTGTCTGTCCTCACCGTTCTGGCCAACTGTGATGTCCCAGGGCTACCACCTGGTGGAGGCTTGCAAAGCAA AAGGAACTGTATCATCAACGCCtattatgaaaaaaaagagGCTCACAATTCTACTACAGCTAATGTAATG GGGCTTGGTGGTTCTGAGAAGCTTGTCTAG